One window of Globicephala melas chromosome 2, mGloMel1.2, whole genome shotgun sequence genomic DNA carries:
- the ARHGEF40 gene encoding rho guanine nucleotide exchange factor 40 isoform X3 translates to MEPEPVEDCVQSTLATLYPPFEATAPTLLGQVFQVVERTYREDALRYTLDFLVPAKHLLAKVQQEACAQYSGFLFFHEGWPLCLHEQVVVQLAALPWQLLRPGDFYLQVVPSAAQAPRLALKCLAPGGGRVQELPVPNEACAYLFTPEWLQGVNKDRPTGRLSTCLLSAPSGIQRLPWAELICPRFVHKGGLMVGHRPSTLPPEVPSGPPGLPSPPLPEEALGTRSPGDGHNAPAEGPEGEYVELLEVTLPVRGSPTDADGSSGLSRTRTVPTRKGAGGKGRHRRHRAWMHQKGLGPRDQDGARPPGEGSSTGASPACPPGAEAEALPEAAALEVSEPPAEALGEASEFCLLRPGEVRGGAGQGAEGPPGTPRRAGKGNRRKKRAAGRGALNRGGDSAPLSPGDKEETSHQEALVSPPPPSEHALPGCGPVKEEHEGSGKPDPELREELKPADEGEPRPPEACGPVEERAREREPEGPRLVRVAGPSNPEGLLSDALAPSPETVQEVKGDSIPEEATPVSSSDDPGVAWDLMSSGCLVLTGGVDQSGRALLTITPPCPPEEPPPSEDVLSTALHYLHSLLRPDLQVLGLSVLLDLRKAPALPPALIPVLSQLQDSGDPPVIQRLLLLTHDDPPTELHGFQGAELLSESDLKRVAKPEELQWDLGGHRDPSPSHWVETHKEVERLCRLCRGVLGSVRRSIEELERAADQEGEEAAGMPEPLQKVLADPRLTELQRDGGAILMRLRSTHSSKLEGPGPATLYQEVDEAIHQLVRLSNLHVQQQEQRQRLHRLQQVLQWLSGPGEEQLVSFAVPGDSLSALQETELRFRAFSAEVQERLAQAREALALEEDPASQKLLDIFEQRLEQVESGLHRALRLQRFFQQAHEWVDEGSTRLAGAGPGREAVLAALALRRTPEPSAGTFQEMRALALDLGSPAALREWGRCRARCQELEKRVQQQLGAEASPRGHRRRRADSASSGGAQRGSHSPSPSLRSLLLPSSPGPRAAPSHCSLAPCGEDYEDEGPELAPEAEGRPPRTVLIRGLEVTSTEVVDRTCSPREHVLLGRAGGPEGPWGVGTPRMERKRSISAQQRLVSELIACEQEYVATLSEPVPPAGPELTPELRGTWAAALSARERLRSFHRTHFLRELQGCATHPLRIGACFLRHGDQFSLYAHYVKHRHKLENGLAALSPPTKGTMEGGPHLPRALQQPLEQLARYGRLLEELLREAGPEPSSERQALGAAMQLLREQETRGKDLLAVEAVRGCEIDLKEQGQLLHRDPFTVICGRKKCLRHVFLFEHLLLFSKLKGPEGGSETFVYKQAFKTADMGLTENIGDSGLCFELWFRRRRAREAYTLQAASPEIKLKWTSSIAQLLWRQAAHNKELRVQQMVSMGIGNKPFLDIKALGERTLSALLTGRAPETFASSGDVSPGPRNSPSLQRPHPGSSTPILASGGILGLSRQSHARALSDPTTPL, encoded by the exons ATG GAGCCTGAGCCAGTAGAGGACTGTGTGCAGAGTACTTTGGCCACCCTGTACCCACCTTTCGAGGCAACAGCCCCTACACTGTTGGGCCAAGTGTTCCAGGTGGTGGAGAGGACTTATCGGGAGGATGCACTGAGGTACACGCTGGACTTCCTGGTGCCCGCCAAGCACCTGCTTGCCAAGGTCCAGCAGGAAGCCTGT GCCCAGTACAGCGGCTTCCTCTTCTTCCACGAGGGCTGGCCCCTCTGCCTGCACGAGCAGGTAGTGGTGCAGCTAGCAGCACTCCCCTGGCAGCTGCTGCGCCCGGGAGACTTCTACCTGCAAGTGGTGCCCTCAGCAGCCCAAGCGCCCCGCCTGGCACTCAAGTGCCTGGCCCCAGGGGGTGGGCGAGTGCAGGAACTGCCTGTGCCCAATGAGGCTTGTGCTTACCTGTTCACACCTGAGTGGCTACAAGGCGTCAATAAGGACAGGCCAACAGGTCGCCTCAGCACCTGCCTTCTGTCTGCACCCTCTGGGATTCAGCGACTGCCCTGGGCCGAGCTCATCTGCCCTCGATTTGTACACAAAGGGGGCCTCATGGTTGGACATCGGCCAAGCACACTTCCCCCAGAAGTGCCCTCCGGCCCCCCAGGGCTCCCCAGCCCTCCACTCCCTGAGGAGGCCCTGGGCACTCGGAGTCCCGGGGATGGGCACAATGCCCCTGCAGAAGGACCTGAGGGCGAGTACGTGGAGCTGCTGGAGGTGACGCTGCCTGTGAGGGGGAGCCCCACAGACGCTGACGGCTCCTCGGGCCTCTCCAGGACCCGGACGGTACCCACACGCAAGGGTGCTGGGGGGAAGGGCCGGCATCGGAGACACCGGGCGTGGATGCACCAGAAGGGCCTGGGGCCTCGGGACCAGGACGGAGCCCGCCCACCGGGTGAGGGGAGCAGCACTGGAGCCTCCCCTGCGTGTCCCCCGGGAGCCGAGGCTGAGGCTCTCCCTGAGGCAGCAGCCCTGGAGGTGTCTGAGCCCCCAGCAGAGGCGCTGGGGGAAGCCTCTGAGTTTTGCCTCCTGAGGCCAGGGGAGGTCAGAGGAGGAGCAGGCCAGGGGGCTGAAGGGCCACCCGGTACCCCTCGGAGAGCAGGCAAGGGAAACAGGAGAAAGAAGCGAGCTGCAGGCAGAGGGGCTCTTAACCGAGGAGGAGACAGTGCCCCACTGAGCCCCGGGGACAAGGAAGAGAccagccaccaggaagcccttgTCAGTCCGCCCCCACCAAGTGAACACGCGCTTCCAGGATGTGGCCCAGTTAAGGAGGAGCACGAAGGCTCGGGGAAGCCAGACCCTGAGCTGAGAGAGGAGCTCAAACCAGCAGACGAAGGAGAGCCTCGGCCCCCAGAAGCCTGTGGGCCTGTAGAAGAGAGGGCCAGAGAAAGAGAGCCGGAGGGGCCGAGGCTGGTGCGCGTGGCAG GGCCCAGCAATCCAGAAGGGCTCCTGTCTGACGCCCTGGCACCATCCCCAGAGACTGTGCAGGAAGTGAAAGGGGACAGCATCCCGGAAGAGGCCACTCCAGTCTCCAGCTCTGATGACCCTGGTGTAGCTTGGGACTTAATGTCGTCTGGATGTCTCGTCCTGACTG GAGGGGTGGATCAGAGTGGGCGAGCTCTGCTGACCATTACCCCACCGTGCCCTCCTGAGGAGCCTCCACCCTCCGAAGACGTGCTGAGCACTGCTCTTCATTACCTCCACTCACTGCTCAG GCCTGACCTACAGGTACTGGGGCTGTCCGTCCTGCTGGACCTTCGTAAGGCACCCGCACTGCCTCCAGCACTCATTCCTGTCCTGAGTCAACTTCAG GACTCAGGAGACCCTCCTGTCATTCAGCGGCTGCTGCTTCTCACTCATGATGACCCTCCAACTGAACTCCATGGATTTCAG GGTGCTGAGTTGCTGTCAGAGAGTGATCTGAAAAGAGTGGCCAAGCCAGAGGAGCTGCAGTGGGACTTGGGAGGTCACAGGGACCCCTCTCCCAGCCACTGGGTAGAGACACACAAG GAAGTGGAAAGGTTGTGCCGCCTGTGCCGAGGTGTGCTGGGCTCTGTACGGCGATCCATTGAGGAGCTAGAGAGAGCAGCAGATCAAGAGGGAGAG GAGGCGGCAGGAATGCCTGAGCCCCTACAGAAGGTACTGGCAGATCCCCGGCTGACGGAGCTGCAGAGGGATGGGGGAGCCATCCTGATGAGGCTGCGCTCCACCCACAGCAGCAA GCTAGAGGGCCCAGGCCCAGCTACACTGTATCAGGAGGTGGACGAAGCCATTCACCAGCTCGTGCGCCTTTCCAACCTACATGTGCAACAGCAGGAGCAGCGGCAACGCTTGCACCGACTCCAGCAG GTGCTGCAGTGGCTCTCGGGCCCGGGGGAGGAGCAGCTGGTGAGCTTTGCTGTGCCCGGGGACTCCCTGTCTGCCCTGCAGGAGACAGAGCTACGATTCCGGGCTTTCAGTGCTGAGGTTCAG GAGCGCCTGGCTCAGGCGAGGGAGGCCCTGGCCCTGGAGGAGGACCCTGCCTCCCAGAAGCTTCTGGATATCTTTGAACAGCGCCTGGAGCAGGTTGAGAGTGGCCTCCACCGGGCTCTGCGGCTACAGCGCTTCTTCCAGCAG GCACATGAATGGGTGGACGAAGGTTCCACGAGGCTAGCAGGAGCTGGGCCGGGGCGGGAAGCAGTGCTGGCAGCCCTGGCCCTGCGGCGCACCCCGGAGCCCAGCGCTGGCACCTTCCAGGAGATGCGGGCCCTGGCCCTGGACCTGGGCAGCCCGGCGGCTCTGCGAGAGTGGGGCCGCTGCCGGGCCCGCTGCCAAGAGCTGGAGAAGAGGGTTCAGCAACAGCTGGGAGCGGAGGCGAGTCCACGGGGCCACCGGCGACGACGGGCAGACAGTGCCAGCAGTGGAGGGGCCCAGCGGGGCTCCCACAGCCCCTCACCCAGCCTCCGTTCCCTGCTGCTCCCCAGCAGTCCCGGGCCGCGGGCAGCCCCGTCCCACTGCTCCCTGGCGCCCTGTGGGGAGGACTATGAAGACGAGGGCCCCGAGCTGGCTCCGGAAGCAGAGGGCAGACCGCCGAGGACCGTGCTGATCCGAGGCCTGGAGGTCACCAGTACGGAGGTGGTAGACAGGACGTGCTCACCCCGGGAACACGTGCTGCTGGGCCGGGCCGGGGGCCCAGAAGGGCCCTGGGGAGTAGGCACCCCCCGGATGGAGCGCAAGCGAAGCATCAG CGCCCAGCAGCGTCTGGTGTCTGAGCTGATTGCCTGTGAGCAGGAGTACGTGGCCACCTTGAGTGAGCCAGTGCCACCCGCTGGGCCTGAGCTGACCCCTGAACTGCGGGGCACCTGGGCGGCGGCCCTGAGCGCCCGGGAGAGGCTCCGCAGTTTCCACCGGACACACTTTCTGCGGGAGCTTCAGGGCTGCGCCACCCACCCCCTGCGCATTGGGGCCTGCTTCCTTCGCCAT GGGGACCAGTTCAGCCTTTACGCCCACTATGTGAAGCACCGGCACAAACTGGAGAATGGTCTGGCTGCCCTCAGCCCCCCAACCAAG GGCACCATGGAGGGGGGCCCTCATCTGCCCCGGGCCCTGCAGCAGCCCCTGGAGCAGCTGGCCAGGTATGGGCGGCTCCTGGAGGAGCTCCTAAGGGAAGCTGGGCCTGAACCAAGTTCTGAGCGCCAGGCCCTTGGGGCTGCCATGCAACTGCTCCGGGAACAAGAGACCCGCGGCAAAGACCTGCTGGCTGTGGAGGCGGTGCGTGGCTGCGAG ATAGATCTGAAGGAGCAGGGACAACTCCTGCACCGGGACCCTTTCACAGTCATCTGTGGCCGGAAAAAGTGCCTTCGCCACGTCTTCCTCTTTGAGCATCTCCTCCTGTTCAGCAAGCTCAAGGGCCCTGAGGGGGGGTCAGAGACCTTTGTTTATAAGCAGGCCTTTAAG ACTGCTGACATGGGGCTAACAGAAAACATCGGGGACAGCGGGCTCTGCTTTGAGCTGTGGTTTCGGCGGCGGCGTGCACGAGAGGCGTACACTCTGCAAGCAGCCTCACCAGAGATCAAACTCAAGTGGACGAGTTCTATTGCCCAGCTGCTGTGGAGACAGGCGGCCCACAACAAGG AGCTCCGAGTGCAGCAGATGGTCTCCATGGGAATTGGGAATAAACCCTTCCTGGACATCAAAGCCCTTGGGGAGCGGACGCTGAGTGCCCTGCTCACTGGAAGAG CCCCAGAAACATTTGCCTCTTCTGGAGATGTGTCCCCAGGACCAAGAAACAGTCCCAGCCTGCAACGCCCACACCCTGGGAGCAGCACTCCCATCCTGGCCAGTGGAGGGATCTTAGGGCTTTCCCGACAG AGTCATGCCCGAGCCCTGAGTGACCCCACCACACCTCTGTGA